Proteins encoded within one genomic window of Bacteroides sedimenti:
- a CDS encoding PG0541 family transporter-associated protein codes for MKSVLITFDQAFYDSVIAVLDRNSCRGFSYIEEVKGRGSKTGDPHYGSHAWPSMCSAIITVVEDEKVDRLLEMLHRLDKSTEQLGLRAFVWNIEKSI; via the coding sequence ATGAAATCAGTTTTAATAACATTCGATCAGGCCTTCTACGATAGTGTGATAGCTGTTTTAGATAGGAATAGTTGTCGTGGCTTTTCTTACATTGAAGAGGTAAAAGGACGAGGAAGTAAGACGGGTGACCCTCATTATGGCAGTCATGCATGGCCTTCTATGTGCTCAGCAATAATAACCGTCGTAGAAGATGAAAAGGTAGACCGCCTTCTGGAGATGTTGCATCGTCTAGATAAATCCACCGAACAGCTTGGGCTCCGGGCTTTTGTCTGGAATATTGAAAAATCAATATAG
- a CDS encoding efflux RND transporter permease subunit translates to MSIYAGAVKRPIMTSLCFVAVMVMGLFSLQKLPIDLYPNIETNTIMVMTSYQGASAPDIENNISRPLENVLNTVSNLKHITSKSRENISIITLEFDYGKDIDVLTNDVRDKLDLVKSMLPDDAENPVIFKFSTDMIPIIVLSAKAKESMPALYKILDEGVANPLARINGVGTVSVTGAPKRQIQVYIDPVRLDAYHLSVEGISSIIAAENKNVPGGNFDIGSNTYSLRVEGEFKDASQLENIVVGSYNGKNVYLRDVARINDSVQERVQETYNDGVQGAMIVIQKQTGANSVQIADKVKEALPALQAKLPSDVKLDVILDTSDNIKNTIASLGDVIRDALIFVGLVVFIFLGRWRSCVIILITIPLSLVASFIYLAATGSSLNIISLSSLSIAIGLVVDDAIVVLENVTTHIERGSHPKQASVHGTNEMALSVVASTLTLFAVFFPLTLVSGMTGVLFRELGWMVCIIMAISLICALTLTPMMSSQLLKLNPTHNKTFEKFYGPVKRGLDQLDASYAQLLNWAVRHKTVVILGGVAFFVASLFLFKFIGMELMPTQDNGRVGVTLEMPIGTRTEVSRDVALRVQNLWKKKYPEIEVINFTVGQASSDNTWASMTDNGTYIMSFNIRLSDPAKRKRGIVEICDDMRKDLADFPEIKKYMVNVGGSRMSSMGGGQSTLDLEVYGYDFAETDKVAKELKERMMKVPGCADVNISRGDYQPEYQIKFDREKLALNGLTLSTAATFVRNRINGATASKYREEGDEYDIKVMYAPEYRQSIESIENILVYNNQGKGIRVKDLGIVVEASVPPTIERKDRERVNTVQTVISGTSMDKVVAAARQQISQMEVPAGVTVQLSGTYEEQQESFGDLLTLGALIIILVFIVMAAEFESLTYPFIIMFALPFALSGVLIALWISGSTINLMSGIGMIMLIGIVVKNGIVLVDYINLNRERGLGIIISVVKGGKSRLRPVLMTSLTAILGMIPMAVGGGQGSEMWKPMGITVIGGLTVSTLLTLVIIPVFYCIFAGTGVKRKRKKMRELEAIVASVEND, encoded by the coding sequence ATGAGTATATACGCAGGAGCGGTAAAACGTCCTATTATGACCTCACTCTGTTTTGTGGCAGTGATGGTAATGGGACTTTTTTCTTTACAGAAATTACCGATTGATTTATATCCGAATATCGAGACCAATACCATTATGGTAATGACTTCATATCAGGGAGCAAGTGCTCCGGATATTGAAAATAATATATCTCGTCCTCTAGAAAATGTATTGAATACAGTAAGTAACCTTAAGCATATTACATCTAAGTCAAGAGAGAATATCTCCATTATTACGCTGGAGTTTGATTATGGGAAAGATATCGATGTGCTTACAAACGATGTGCGTGATAAATTAGACTTGGTAAAGTCGATGTTGCCCGATGATGCTGAGAATCCGGTGATTTTTAAGTTTAGCACGGATATGATTCCAATCATTGTGCTCTCGGCCAAGGCAAAAGAAAGCATGCCGGCACTTTATAAGATTCTGGACGAAGGTGTGGCAAACCCGTTGGCCAGAATTAATGGGGTTGGAACGGTATCTGTTACCGGTGCGCCTAAACGCCAGATTCAGGTATATATAGATCCTGTCCGTTTGGACGCTTACCATCTGAGTGTTGAAGGCATCTCTTCTATCATTGCAGCTGAAAATAAAAATGTGCCGGGGGGTAACTTTGATATAGGAAGCAATACATACTCTTTACGCGTAGAGGGTGAATTCAAAGATGCCTCTCAGCTGGAAAATATTGTAGTAGGAAGTTATAATGGAAAGAATGTTTATTTGAGAGATGTTGCACGGATAAATGACTCTGTACAGGAAAGGGTTCAGGAAACATATAATGATGGAGTGCAAGGAGCTATGATTGTTATCCAGAAACAAACCGGAGCAAACTCCGTGCAAATTGCCGATAAGGTAAAGGAGGCACTGCCTGCACTCCAGGCTAAGCTGCCTTCTGATGTGAAACTGGATGTGATTCTGGACACCTCAGATAATATCAAAAATACGATTGCTTCTTTAGGAGATGTAATTCGTGATGCGCTAATCTTTGTAGGCTTGGTTGTATTTATCTTCCTGGGCAGATGGAGGTCGTGTGTTATTATTCTTATCACAATCCCATTGTCGTTGGTCGCTTCATTTATTTATCTGGCAGCCACGGGTAGTTCGCTGAATATCATCTCTTTGTCATCCTTGTCAATTGCCATTGGATTGGTGGTGGATGATGCCATTGTGGTGCTCGAAAATGTGACCACGCATATTGAAAGAGGTAGTCACCCGAAACAGGCTTCCGTTCATGGTACAAACGAGATGGCGTTATCCGTTGTTGCTTCAACTCTGACTCTTTTTGCGGTGTTCTTCCCGCTTACTTTGGTATCGGGCATGACCGGTGTACTGTTCCGCGAGTTGGGATGGATGGTTTGTATCATTATGGCAATATCGCTTATTTGTGCATTGACGCTGACTCCGATGATGAGTTCACAGCTTCTTAAACTTAATCCGACACACAATAAAACGTTCGAGAAGTTTTACGGACCAGTAAAAAGAGGGCTGGACCAACTCGATGCTTCGTATGCTCAGCTTCTGAACTGGGCGGTTCGTCACAAAACGGTTGTTATCTTAGGCGGTGTTGCGTTTTTCGTTGCTTCTCTCTTCTTATTCAAATTTATTGGAATGGAGTTAATGCCTACGCAGGACAATGGCCGTGTAGGGGTGACGCTGGAAATGCCTATTGGAACTCGTACAGAGGTTTCCCGAGATGTAGCCTTAAGGGTGCAGAATCTCTGGAAAAAGAAATATCCCGAGATTGAGGTGATAAACTTTACCGTTGGGCAGGCTTCTTCAGATAATACCTGGGCATCAATGACCGATAATGGAACCTATATCATGTCTTTCAATATCCGTTTGTCTGATCCTGCAAAACGTAAGCGAGGAATTGTGGAAATTTGTGATGATATGCGTAAGGACCTGGCCGATTTCCCTGAGATAAAGAAGTACATGGTTAATGTGGGGGGTAGTAGAATGAGCTCAATGGGTGGCGGACAATCCACGTTGGATTTGGAAGTTTATGGATACGATTTTGCAGAAACAGATAAGGTGGCCAAAGAGCTGAAAGAAAGGATGATGAAGGTGCCTGGGTGTGCCGACGTGAATATAAGTCGTGGTGATTATCAACCCGAATATCAGATTAAATTCGACCGCGAAAAGCTGGCTTTAAATGGATTGACGCTTTCAACAGCCGCAACATTTGTAAGAAACCGCATCAATGGTGCCACGGCATCAAAGTATCGTGAAGAAGGGGATGAGTATGATATCAAGGTAATGTATGCTCCCGAATACAGGCAGTCTATTGAATCGATTGAAAATATCCTGGTTTACAATAATCAAGGGAAAGGCATCCGTGTAAAAGATTTGGGAATTGTCGTGGAAGCGAGTGTCCCTCCAACCATCGAACGAAAAGACCGTGAACGTGTCAACACGGTTCAGACGGTTATCTCGGGTACCTCCATGGATAAAGTTGTGGCTGCTGCACGTCAGCAGATATCTCAGATGGAAGTTCCCGCAGGCGTTACTGTGCAATTGTCGGGAACATATGAGGAGCAGCAAGAATCATTTGGCGATTTGCTCACCTTGGGAGCTCTTATCATAATTTTGGTGTTTATTGTGATGGCGGCAGAATTTGAATCGCTTACTTATCCGTTTATTATAATGTTTGCCTTACCCTTTGCTTTATCGGGAGTGTTGATTGCACTGTGGATCTCGGGTAGCACCATAAATCTGATGTCGGGTATTGGTATGATTATGTTGATTGGTATTGTGGTGAAGAACGGTATTGTATTGGTCGATTATATTAATCTGAACCGTGAACGCGGTCTGGGTATTATCATTTCGGTAGTTAAAGGTGGAAAATCTCGTTTGCGCCCTGTACTTATGACTTCTCTTACAGCGATTCTCGGTATGATTCCAATGGCTGTTGGTGGAGGCCAGGGTTCTGAAATGTGGAAGCCGATGGGGATTACCGTTATTGGTGGATTAACTGTATCTACACTGTTGACTCTGGTTATTATTCCAGTATTTTATTGCATTTTTGCGGGAACGGGAGTTAAACGTAAACGTAAAAAAATGCGTGAACTGGAAGCAATTGTAGCATCAGTAGAAAATGATTAA
- a CDS encoding efflux RND transporter periplasmic adaptor subunit, which yields MKSNGRIQLLTLSALMLLCSCGKSDKSAEVKVKEEKPKVKLALVKTENVEQIQEFTATVESNVKNNIAPSSPVRIEKIFVEVGDQVRKGQKLVQMDASSLNQVKAQLDNLKIEFARIDELYKVGGVSKSEWDAKKMSLDVMQTSYRNLLRNTSLTSPISGVVTARNYDSGDMYSGGMPVLTVEQITPVKLMINVSEDYFTKVKRGMKASIKLDVYGDEEFTGNVTLIYPTVDQTTRTFPVEITVANGGQKVRPGMFARVTLSFGSLERVVVPDLAVVKQTGSGDRYVYVYNNGKVSYNKVVLGRRMGAEYELVSGVPNNSQVVIAGQTHLINGIAVEVEKK from the coding sequence ATGAAAAGTAATGGAAGAATTCAGTTACTCACTCTGAGCGCATTAATGTTGTTATGCTCATGTGGTAAGAGTGATAAAAGTGCTGAAGTAAAAGTGAAGGAAGAAAAACCTAAAGTAAAGCTGGCACTTGTGAAAACAGAAAATGTAGAACAAATTCAGGAGTTTACAGCAACAGTCGAATCAAATGTAAAGAATAATATAGCACCTTCTTCTCCTGTTCGCATCGAAAAGATCTTTGTCGAAGTGGGCGATCAGGTTCGTAAAGGTCAAAAACTCGTTCAAATGGATGCATCCAGCCTGAACCAGGTGAAAGCTCAATTGGACAATCTTAAAATTGAGTTTGCAAGAATTGATGAATTGTACAAAGTGGGGGGTGTTTCAAAATCAGAGTGGGATGCCAAAAAGATGAGTCTGGATGTGATGCAGACCTCTTATAGAAATCTTTTACGAAATACTTCTCTGACCAGTCCTATTAGTGGTGTAGTTACAGCTCGTAACTATGATAGCGGTGATATGTATTCCGGAGGAATGCCAGTACTGACTGTTGAACAGATTACTCCGGTGAAATTGATGATCAATGTTTCTGAAGATTATTTCACAAAAGTAAAAAGAGGAATGAAGGCAAGCATTAAACTGGATGTATATGGTGACGAAGAATTCACAGGAAATGTAACCCTGATTTATCCTACTGTCGATCAAACTACCCGTACGTTCCCGGTTGAAATTACTGTTGCAAATGGAGGTCAGAAGGTGCGTCCGGGAATGTTTGCCCGGGTTACTCTGAGCTTTGGATCACTTGAACGCGTAGTGGTTCCAGATCTTGCAGTAGTTAAACAGACTGGTTCTGGAGATCGTTACGTATATGTATACAACAATGGAAAGGTCTCTTATAATAAAGTTGTGCTTGGGCGTCGTATGGGAGCAGAATATGAACTGGTGTCAGGAGTTCCAAACAATTCTCAGGTTGTGATAGCAGGACAGACTCATTTAATTAACGGAATAGCCGTCGAAGTAGAAAAGAAATAA
- a CDS encoding TolC family protein: MKKMKSSIGNKMLCVITVWLLSGGLNAQEVLKLNLEKALEIAQNESPTIKVANKEIQKKEYARKETLAGLFPNISANGGYTYTIKKQVFAMMGQTIKVGQSNNWNAGVGLAMPIFAPTLYKSIDLKAKDVELALESARSSNQDLVNQVTKAYYQLLLTQDSYDVLRKSYAHAEENYEVVNNKFKQGVVSEYDKIRAEVQVRNLKPSVISAENAVNLTKLQLKVLIGMDANQNIEVVGNLADYEKSMYSDVLNLDTAMLDNNSQLKQLRLQGEMLDKQMEINKSAYLPTVNLSSQFTYVSMNENFKFNEYKWNPYSTVGITVSVPIYQGGARSYRTKQTQLQIEQLNLNALNLRRNLDVMAKNYMNNIQKSIEQVGSNKEGVKQAEKGYSIAQKRYEVGKGTILELNDSELALTQSKLAYNQSIFDYLSAKADLEKVLGKTQSTTSFNNNDTKK; this comes from the coding sequence ATGAAAAAAATGAAATCTTCAATCGGTAATAAAATGTTGTGTGTTATTACCGTGTGGCTCTTATCAGGAGGACTTAATGCTCAGGAAGTACTTAAGCTGAACCTTGAAAAAGCATTGGAAATAGCACAGAATGAGAGCCCGACTATTAAAGTCGCCAATAAAGAAATTCAAAAGAAAGAGTATGCAAGGAAAGAGACCCTTGCCGGATTATTCCCCAATATTTCAGCTAACGGTGGGTATACATATACCATTAAAAAACAGGTCTTTGCAATGATGGGGCAGACTATTAAAGTCGGTCAATCGAACAACTGGAATGCTGGTGTTGGACTTGCTATGCCTATTTTTGCTCCAACTCTCTATAAATCTATCGATTTAAAGGCAAAAGATGTGGAACTTGCTCTGGAAAGCGCCCGTTCATCCAATCAGGATTTGGTGAATCAGGTTACAAAAGCATACTATCAATTGCTGTTGACTCAGGATTCGTATGATGTACTTAGAAAAAGTTATGCACATGCCGAAGAGAACTATGAAGTGGTCAACAACAAATTTAAGCAGGGAGTTGTGTCGGAATACGATAAAATCCGTGCAGAAGTTCAGGTGAGGAACCTGAAACCAAGTGTGATTTCTGCCGAAAATGCAGTAAATCTGACCAAGCTCCAGTTAAAAGTACTCATTGGTATGGATGCAAATCAAAACATTGAAGTTGTTGGAAATCTTGCTGATTATGAGAAATCAATGTATTCCGATGTCTTGAACCTTGATACCGCTATGCTTGATAATAACTCTCAGTTAAAACAGTTGAGGCTACAAGGTGAAATGCTTGATAAACAAATGGAAATAAATAAGAGTGCTTATCTTCCGACTGTAAACTTATCTTCTCAGTTTACTTATGTTTCAATGAACGAGAACTTTAAATTTAATGAGTATAAATGGAATCCTTACAGTACAGTTGGAATCACTGTTTCTGTTCCAATCTATCAGGGTGGGGCTCGCTCATACAGAACAAAGCAGACGCAACTGCAGATTGAGCAGTTAAATTTAAATGCATTGAACTTGCGGAGAAATCTTGATGTGATGGCGAAGAATTATATGAATAATATTCAAAAATCGATCGAACAGGTTGGTTCAAACAAAGAAGGAGTAAAACAGGCAGAGAAGGGATATTCCATTGCTCAAAAGAGGTATGAAGTAGGCAAAGGCACTATTCTGGAATTAAATGATTCGGAGCTGGCATTGACACAGTCTAAACTGGCATACAATCAATCTATTTTTGATTACCTGTCTGCAAAGGCTGATCTGGAAAAAGTGTTGGGAAAGACTCAATCAACAACTTCATTTAATAATAATGACACAAAGAAATAA
- a CDS encoding TetR/AcrR family transcriptional regulator produces the protein MNNCGKKHDEMKSELKERIVSVAMKAFTSKGIKGVTMDDVASELGISKRTLYEIFKDKESLLVAGWENHEREKETFYKKILAESENALEVILKIYKLSIEIYNNVDKRFFDDIKKYSRVNELIEQSREKNQRDAIAFFQGGVDQGIFRGDVNFGILNLLVREQMNFLNRAEIVCNYPIIEIYESIVFTFLRGISTAKGQKILEEFIENYRNKNK, from the coding sequence ATGAATAATTGTGGAAAAAAACACGATGAGATGAAGTCTGAACTCAAAGAGCGGATTGTCTCTGTTGCTATGAAAGCATTTACTTCAAAAGGAATAAAAGGAGTGACAATGGATGATGTTGCTTCTGAACTGGGGATTTCAAAGCGCACTTTATACGAAATATTTAAGGATAAAGAAAGTTTGTTGGTTGCAGGCTGGGAAAATCATGAAAGGGAAAAGGAGACTTTTTATAAGAAGATTTTGGCAGAATCTGAAAATGCTCTGGAAGTTATACTGAAAATCTACAAACTTAGTATTGAAATATATAATAATGTAGATAAGAGATTTTTCGATGATATAAAGAAATATTCCAGGGTAAATGAACTGATTGAACAAAGTCGTGAAAAAAATCAAAGGGATGCGATTGCTTTCTTTCAGGGTGGAGTTGACCAGGGCATTTTCAGAGGGGATGTAAATTTTGGGATTCTGAATCTTTTAGTCAGAGAGCAAATGAATTTCCTGAATCGGGCGGAGATTGTTTGCAACTATCCGATTATTGAAATTTATGAATCTATAGTTTTTACTTTCTTACGTGGTATCTCAACTGCCAAGGGTCAAAAAATATTGGAGGAGTTTATTGAAAATTATAGAAACAAAAACAAATAA
- a CDS encoding O-acetylhomoserine aminocarboxypropyltransferase/cysteine synthase family protein, translated as MTKKPNPETICVQAGWNPKKGEPRVLPIYQSTTFRYETSDQMAKLFDLEESGYFYTRLQNPTNEAVAEKIAALEGGVAAMLTSSGQSANFYAIFNICSAGDHIVSASTIYGGTFNLFGVTMKKLGIEVTFVDPDASEEEISKAFRPNTKALFGETISNPGLNILDIEKFANIAHSHGVPLLVDNTFATPINCRPFEWGADIVIHSTTKYMDGHATSVGGAIVDSGNFDWDAYADKFPGLTQPDESYHGLTYTKSFGKNAYITKATVQLMRDLGSVQSPFNAFLLNLGLETLHLRVPQHCKNAQRIAEYLEQNDKVAWVNYSGLKSSPYYELAQKYLPNGSCGVIAFGLKGGREVAIKFMDSLKMVAIVTHVADARTCVLHPASHTHRQLSDEQLIEAGVAPDLIRFSVGIENVEDIIADIEQALAQ; from the coding sequence ATGACTAAGAAACCTAATCCGGAAACGATATGTGTACAGGCTGGATGGAATCCTAAAAAAGGAGAGCCTCGTGTACTCCCCATCTACCAAAGTACAACTTTCAGATACGAAACAAGTGACCAGATGGCCAAGCTATTCGATCTGGAAGAGAGCGGATATTTCTATACCCGTTTACAGAACCCAACAAATGAAGCTGTTGCAGAAAAAATTGCAGCACTAGAAGGAGGAGTAGCTGCCATGCTTACTTCGTCTGGCCAATCGGCTAATTTTTATGCTATTTTTAATATTTGCTCTGCAGGAGACCACATTGTAAGCGCTTCAACAATTTACGGTGGGACATTCAATCTCTTCGGTGTGACAATGAAGAAACTGGGCATTGAAGTTACTTTTGTAGACCCGGATGCAAGCGAGGAAGAAATATCTAAAGCCTTTCGCCCCAATACAAAAGCTCTATTCGGAGAAACAATCTCAAACCCAGGATTAAATATTCTGGATATTGAGAAATTTGCAAATATTGCGCATAGCCACGGTGTACCTTTATTGGTTGACAACACCTTTGCAACTCCAATAAACTGCCGCCCGTTTGAGTGGGGAGCTGACATTGTAATTCACTCTACTACCAAATACATGGATGGCCATGCCACATCAGTAGGGGGAGCCATTGTTGACAGTGGTAATTTTGATTGGGATGCATATGCCGACAAATTTCCAGGCTTAACCCAACCGGATGAATCTTACCATGGACTGACATACACAAAAAGTTTTGGTAAAAATGCATATATTACAAAAGCAACCGTGCAACTGATGCGTGACTTAGGCTCAGTTCAGTCACCGTTCAATGCTTTCTTGCTGAATCTAGGATTGGAAACTCTTCATTTGCGTGTTCCTCAGCATTGTAAGAATGCCCAGAGAATTGCTGAGTATCTTGAGCAAAACGACAAAGTGGCATGGGTAAATTATAGTGGACTTAAAAGTAGCCCATATTACGAACTGGCTCAGAAGTATTTGCCAAACGGTTCTTGCGGGGTAATTGCATTCGGGCTGAAAGGCGGACGCGAAGTTGCCATTAAGTTTATGGACAGTTTAAAAATGGTAGCTATTGTAACTCACGTGGCCGATGCACGTACCTGTGTACTTCACCCAGCGAGTCACACACACCGTCAGTTAAGCGATGAGCAGCTCATTGAAGCCGGAGTAGCCCCCGACCTGATTCGCTTTTCGGTTGGAATTGAGAATGTAGAAGATATTATTGCAGATATAGAGCAGGCACTGGCTCAATAG
- a CDS encoding cyclodeaminase/cyclohydrolase family protein, whose protein sequence is MLADLTIKEYLAKTAGDEAVPAGGCAAAMGAALAASLTRKIAKLIASRMDIGEQKIQMESLADNMGALSDEFTHCIDADAKAYQELMAAHKMPSKTEEEKVLRDEQIQKNTLIVAMVPFDVAEMAMRMMDYIAEVAKLADKNLLSDICTAMFFARSAALSGLQTTRTNLPSLKSKNVVVDLTIKSSEIEKQAVTKERELLDWIKSSN, encoded by the coding sequence ATGTTGGCAGACTTGACTATCAAAGAATACTTGGCAAAAACAGCAGGAGATGAGGCTGTTCCCGCCGGAGGTTGTGCCGCAGCGATGGGAGCTGCATTGGCTGCATCACTAACTCGAAAAATAGCAAAGCTGATTGCTTCCAGAATGGACATCGGGGAACAAAAAATACAGATGGAATCCCTGGCTGATAACATGGGGGCATTGTCAGATGAGTTTACGCATTGTATTGACGCTGATGCAAAGGCTTATCAGGAGCTGATGGCTGCCCATAAAATGCCTTCCAAAACAGAGGAGGAAAAGGTTTTGCGCGATGAACAGATTCAGAAAAACACCCTGATTGTTGCAATGGTACCTTTCGATGTAGCAGAAATGGCTATGAGGATGATGGATTATATTGCTGAAGTTGCAAAATTGGCTGACAAGAATTTATTAAGCGACATTTGTACGGCAATGTTTTTTGCACGTAGTGCCGCATTGAGTGGATTACAGACAACCCGGACGAATCTACCTTCATTGAAAAGTAAGAACGTAGTAGTGGATTTGACGATTAAATCGAGCGAAATAGAAAAACAAGCTGTCACAAAAGAACGGGAGCTACTTGACTGGATTAAGAGTTCTAATTGA
- a CDS encoding sigma-54-dependent transcriptional regulator, giving the protein MNKVLIIDDENQIRKLLARMIELEGYEVYQAADCRSGLKLLDISMPEVVLCDVRLPDGNGVDLVLKIKKLFPQTEVVLLTAHGNIPDGVQAIKNGAYDYITKGDDNNKIIPLISRAMEKALINKRLESLEAQIEKKYSFSNIQGSSKLIKEAILLAQKVSATDVPVLLTGETGTGKEVFAQAIHGNGPRHNKAFVAINCSSFSKDLLESEIFGYKAGAFTGANKDKKGLFEEANNGTIFLDEIGEMAFDLQAKLLRILETGEFIKIGETKPTKVNVRIIAATNRNLEKEITENHFREDLFYRLSVFQIHLPALRDRKEDIESIALTLIRDFGARLSRKDIKINSEFIEALKNHQWKGNIRELRNVIERSLIICNEEELTLQDLPIEIQNSHFEESAGRNYSNFELAAMERRHISRVLQYTKGNKTEAARLLKIGLTTLYRKIEEYKL; this is encoded by the coding sequence ATGAATAAAGTACTTATCATTGACGACGAGAACCAGATTCGGAAATTACTAGCAAGAATGATTGAGCTTGAAGGGTATGAAGTGTATCAGGCTGCCGATTGCCGTTCCGGTCTTAAGCTTCTAGATATCAGCATGCCCGAAGTGGTTTTGTGCGATGTCCGCTTGCCAGATGGTAATGGAGTAGACCTTGTCTTGAAAATTAAGAAACTGTTCCCACAAACAGAGGTTGTACTACTTACCGCTCACGGGAATATTCCTGATGGTGTTCAGGCAATCAAAAACGGAGCTTACGACTACATTACCAAAGGAGATGATAATAATAAGATTATTCCACTGATAAGCAGAGCCATGGAAAAGGCTTTGATAAACAAACGGTTAGAATCACTCGAAGCACAAATCGAAAAAAAATACTCATTCAGCAATATTCAAGGAAGTAGCAAGCTGATAAAAGAGGCTATTTTACTTGCACAAAAAGTTTCTGCTACAGACGTACCTGTATTGCTGACCGGTGAAACAGGGACTGGCAAGGAGGTTTTTGCACAGGCGATTCACGGGAATGGCCCTCGTCATAATAAAGCATTTGTGGCAATAAACTGTTCATCATTCAGCAAGGATTTACTAGAAAGTGAGATTTTCGGTTATAAAGCCGGAGCATTTACCGGCGCTAATAAAGACAAAAAAGGATTGTTTGAAGAGGCAAATAACGGAACCATTTTTCTTGATGAAATAGGAGAAATGGCATTTGACCTGCAAGCCAAACTTTTACGCATACTTGAAACTGGAGAATTCATAAAAATAGGTGAAACCAAACCAACCAAAGTAAACGTACGTATTATCGCAGCGACAAACCGCAATCTTGAAAAAGAAATAACAGAAAACCATTTCAGAGAAGATTTATTTTACCGTCTTTCAGTTTTTCAAATTCACTTACCAGCTTTGCGCGACCGAAAGGAAGATATAGAATCCATAGCCCTTACTCTTATTAGGGATTTCGGAGCCAGATTATCAAGAAAAGATATAAAAATAAATAGCGAGTTTATTGAGGCACTTAAAAATCATCAGTGGAAAGGGAATATCCGTGAATTGCGCAATGTAATTGAAAGAAGCCTCATCATTTGTAATGAAGAAGAGCTCACCCTTCAAGACCTGCCGATAGAAATCCAAAATAGCCATTTTGAAGAGAGTGCTGGCAGAAACTATTCAAACTTTGAATTAGCAGCAATGGAACGCAGACATATTTCGAGGGTCCTTCAATATACCAAAGGGAATAAGACCGAAGCTGCCCGACTTCTGAAAATAGGCTTAACCACACTTTACAGAAAAATAGAAGAATATAAATTATAA
- the kdpF gene encoding K(+)-transporting ATPase subunit F — protein MYTILFILGVAIFIYMVYVLIKPEKF, from the coding sequence ATGTATACAATTTTATTCATATTAGGAGTGGCCATATTCATTTATATGGTATACGTACTTATCAAACCAGAAAAGTTTTAA